A stretch of the Theileria equi strain WA chromosome 1, complete sequence genome encodes the following:
- a CDS encoding hypothetical protein (encoded by transcript BEWA_024340A): MDAITGVRIASCIVKGEFETICPEFKVKGTISKKKRGEVEEKENTLYKPFNCDPELARLYIKASPKCVELLDLLGSETKETRCRALALISYIMSELQDDLTATRIAEHISTNSGTLFSSLFINDDVTIYYLLDVILETVRLLTNEKIRFLIRSTDLYNILEKYHITTREDENRTILNFYNRFLKSGMIDDFGLLVDNERENKVDSMDIFYINGKKKACILLMLGLKGFNIFERGNAVKLIFDHIKGDAKISGTCMLHIVICILSTILNKYCNHLSLPNERSKDVPLNVIDLISTHLSRFFNADLKRMFTEYLEVVEMYCDAATLSNVLLKFEITEYTLEPLLETCKRDKRLSKHYLSNMKCKYPGHAEYLLLLKFAISWFEAEETRLNGDTVDEVVLPAFMTKSFFNHGLLSKEKKCIHGTLFLLFKFMDFISKTNVDPFLSMFPDFKTIINCKTFKEDEITLNVRGRNVHIELLLPNDMLIDWLFCLSKYATTLDMKSLYDPCKLFKDERIAGNIDYISNLFGGSAECDGSENDINNALKLDLAVMDCLFHLGIKSSESFIGKVQETAFRYILQRFVEVNSAFRNKYKEYREKCREYVFAVMNSTGIVDDNIATYVDSIQTMHQHKLFMFLFNTCATKPLDVLYGLHSGGNVKRTKAKCTNCLLDGYLQESLFLRLLIDITLQRDTEDDIACTECSSTFSNIAKLVKKQGIPMEDTMIYIKDVCKSVLNTDLINERFKRELCKQLSIGAEDCTPLSPSVPDVVHEQTPRNETYEASSNTYLEMYRMILEHVSNVDHLYVPKLKTILQVLLSRQGIFVKGECKNLEYLERCTCAKESSLYLGLFVMAMSVLEMSPLDGFGDHQKLLQLMKEVVERRNDLSLPLFCISHKINGNDPTSQEEKMIKSKLTLFLKNEKEKDNTQLLYISTAMKGKPHLWRDEKTFRLLVKRLQDSSPCKKCSDLSTCGYVRIMSLLEICAQTLPADNLKLCIDIIQSDWLFNIAKMVTSLNGHVYFLGDNIENHAFRALLGFLSKLLKAIFTNVGTVVEIKKSRIRRLFGVLAPCYRCSLTEVDLLLKDVIFSIINLANGLISDNSRALKLPMFKDFLCTSLGDISPYGGFNEKRYSDDTRSEKRLKTSNNGSVGGPGKSDVCHGLSNWIAMSSGITMKSTESNWLRLNSKRVNSTVSNLALQISQDGMGVNKQSYGLQDTLHKLSILYPPLTRVVAGTDVLFGYIIRLNKALGATTRCLQDFIISDPYVYDLDYLIPYISGRLCLVLQRQINSFSEFKGKFEEIEDGHVPKFQVFKKFHNDKDADAAARRLYHQYKKLTALPETFLDDTIDVKECIDSCINNGILELVILGLLSERFKKASARLLSLFTKILENSIDVAILRAHTPNAVFRMGKLEYRGSLQILSLLYSLEDLQNPPRGEENESDIPENEPPRDPTMHIIFISQAVKRVIKPEDALYQEINKFILSRHHRNVRDIPLFYECFIAQEVKTQRSNLAFILNILGIYTSVSGNYDILSKRHVFQHILSYSLVSTVHLEHVSQIAMIILRASSNMYKELLDMDVHSWICNLATFTTSRLDDDSTRLVWTSFLLTILTHIVHVLSNFSPMQEPANTLLDSWNKVHLKLPRLKPYHFILLKTLKSCMHA; encoded by the coding sequence ATGGATGCGATTACAGGGGTTAGAATCGCATCTTGTATCGTAAAAGGTGAGTTTGAGACAATTTGCCCCGAATTTAAGGTAAAAGGAACGATTAGCAAGAAGAAACGGGGAGAAGTcgaagagaaggaaaacaCACTTTACAAACCATTCAACTGCGATCCAGAACTGGCCAGGTTGTACATTAAAGCGTCGCCGAAATGTGTAGAGTTGCTGGACCTGTTAGGCTCCGAAACCAAAGAGACGAGGTGCAGAGCTCTGGCGCTAATTTCCTACATTATGAGTGAACTGCAAGATGATCTAACAGCTACGCGTATCGCAGAACACATTTCAACAAATTCTGGTACCTTGTTTTCCAGTCTGTTCATAAATGACGATGTCACAATTTACTATCTTCTAGACGTTATTTTAGAAACTGTTCGACTTTTGACCAACGAAAAGATTCGTTTCTTGATACGTTCAACGGATTTGTATAACATCTTGGAAAAGTATCACATAACAACCCGTGAGGATGAGAATCGGacaattttaaactttTACAACAGATTCCTCAAATCCGGCATGATTGATGATTTTGGTCTATTGGTGGATAACGAGCGGGAAAATAAAGTAGATTCTATGGAcattttttatataaatggtaaaaaaaAGGCATGCATATTGCTAATGCTCGGTTTGAAGGGtttcaacatttttgaaaGGGGCAATGCTGTCAAGCTAATATTCGATCACATCAAGGGAGATGCCAAAATTTCTGGTACTTGCATGTTGCACATTGTAATTTGCATTTTATCCACGATTTTGAACAAGTACTGCAACCATTTATCGCTACCAAATGAACGCAGCAAAGATGTTCCCTTGAATGTCATCGATTTAATATCAACACATTTGTCTCGTTTTTTCAATGCAGACCTGAAGAGGATGTTTACGGAATATCTAGAGGTTGTAGAGATGTACTGCGATGCGGCAACTCTCTCAAATGTCCTCCTGAAATTTGAAATTACGGAATATACACTTGAGCCCCTTCTTGAAACGTGCAAACGGGACAAAAGACTGTCAAAACACTACTTGTCAAACATGAAATGCAAGTATCCTGGACATGCCGAGTACCTACtacttttaaaatttgcaatttcaTGGTTTGAGGCAGAGGAAACCAGGTTAAACGGAGACACTGTAGATGAGGTCGTTTTGCCGGCATTTATGACAAAGAGTTTTTTCAACCATGGGCTTTTATCAAAGGAAAAAAAATGTATACACGGAACTCTCTTTCTCCTATTCAAGTTTATGGACTTTATCAGTAAAACAAATGTGGATCCGTTTTTATCAATGTTCCCAGACTTTAAAACGATTATAAATTGCAAAACGTtcaaggaagatgaaataaCACTTAATGTAAGGGGCAGAAATGTGCACATAGAATTACTACTACCTAATGATATGCTTATAGACTGGTTATTTTGCCTATCAAAATATGCAACAACTCTGGACatgaagagtttgtatGATCCATGTAAATTGTTCAAGGATGAAAGAATAGCTGGAAATATAGATTACATATCTAATTTATTTGGAGGATCTGCAGAGTGTGATGGATCAGAAAATGATATTAACAATGCATTAAAACTAGACCTTGCTGTTATGGACTGTCTCTTCCATTTGGGAATTAAATCATCGGAGTCATTCATTGGAAAAGTGCAAGAAACCGCATTCAGATACATACTTCAAAGGTTCGTAGAGGTTAATAGTGCTTTTAGGAACAAGTACAAGGAATACCGTGAAAAGTGCAGAGAGTACGTATTTGCTGTGATGAATTCTACTGGTATCGTTGATGACAACATCGCTACGTACGTTGATTCCATTCAAACAATGCACCAACACAAACTTTTCATGTTCCTATTCAACACTTGTGCGACAAAACCACTTGATGTGTTGTACGGACTACATTCCGGTGGTAATGTAAAACGAACTAAAGCGAAATGCACAAATTGTTTGCTTGATGGTTATTTGCAAGAGAGTTTATTTCTCCGACTACTAATCGACATCACTTTGCAAAGAGATACAGAGGATGACATCGCATGTACTGAATGTTCCAGCACATTTTCCAACATTGCAAAATTGGTAAAGAAGCAAGGAATACCCATGGAGGATACTATGATTTACATTAAAGATGTTTGCAAATCTGTACTCAACACAGATTTGATAAATGAAAGGTTTAAGAGGGAGTTGTGCAAACAGTTGTCTATTGGGGCAGAAGATTGCACGCCTCTCTCGCCATCTGTACCAGACGTTGTGCATGAACAAACTCCAAGGAATGAGACATATGAGGCCTCATCTAATAcatacttggaaatgtATAGGATGATTCTTGAACACGTATCTAATGTAGATCACCTTTATGTCCCAAAATTAAAGACAATACTCCAAGTTTTACTTTCAAGACAGGGAATTTTTGTAAAGGGTGAATGTAAGAATTTAGAGTATCTAGAACGATGTACATGCGCGAAAGAGTCTTCTCTATATCTGGGTCTGTTTGTAATGGCAATGAGTGTGCTGGAGATGAGCCCATTAGATGGTTTTGGAGATCATCAAAAGCTTTTACAGTTGATGAAAGAAGTGGTCGAAAGAAGGAATGATTTGTCACTCCCTCTATTTTGTATTAGCCACAAGATTAATGGGAATGACCCTACGAGCCAAGAGGAAAAGATGATTAAAAGTAAATTGACCCTATTTCtcaagaatgaaaaggaaaaggataaTACACAACtcttgtacatttcaaCGGCAATGAAAGGTAAACCACATCTTTGGAGAGATGAAAAAACATTCCGGTTGCTCGTCAAGAGATTACAAGACTCATCTCCTTGTAAAAAATGTTCCGACTTGTCTACATGCGGTTATGTTAGAATAATGTcacttttggaaatttgtgCACAGACATTACCTGCAGATAATTTAAAACTTTGCATAGACATTATACAATCTGATTGGTTATTtaatatcgcaaaaatgGTTACTAGTTTAAACGGCCACGTATATTTTCTGGGTGACAATATAGAGAATCACGCGTTTAGAGCGCTTTTAGGGTTCTTGTCCAAGCTCCTCAAGGCTATTTTTACCAATGTAGGAACTGTTGTGGAAATAAAAAAGAGTCGTATCCGCAGATTATTTGGAGTGCTAGCTCCATGTTACAGGTGTTCACTCACAGAAGTTGATTTGTTACTAAAGGATGTCATTTTTTCAATAATAAACCTGGCAAATGGATTAATTTCTGACAATTCTAGGGCTCTAAAATTGCCGATGTTCAAGGACTTTTTGTGTACCAGTTTGGGTGACATTTCCCCCTATGGTGGCTTTAATGAAAAAAGGTACAGCGATGATACAAGATCAGAAAAGAGACTTAAAACGTCAAACAATGGTAGTGTAGGTGGACCAGGAAAATCAGATGTTTGCCATGGATTATCAAATTGGATAGCAATGTCTAGTGGAATTACCATGAAGTCAACGGAATCCAATTGGCTCCGTTTAAACAGCAAGAGAGTCAACTCTACAGTTTCTAATCTAGCACTTCAAATATCGCAAGATGGAATGGGAGTAAATAAGCAGTCGTATGGGTTACAAGATACTCTACACAAGCTTTCAATTCTCTATCCCCCACTCACAAGGGTAGTTGCTGGCACAGATGTACTTTTTGGTTACATTATCCGTCTAAACAAGGCACTAGGAGCAACAACGAGGTGTCTACAGGATTTTATTATAAGTGACCCATATGTTTACGACTTGGACTATCTCATTCCATACATTTCAGGGCGTCTTTGTCTCGTTTTACAACGCCAGATAAACTCATTTTCAGAGTTTAAAGGGAAATTTGAAGAGATTGAGGACGGACAtgttccaaaatttcaagTTTTTAAAAAGTTTCACAATGACAAAGACGCAGATGCCGCAGCAAGGAGACTATACCATCAATACAAAAAGCTAACAGCCCTTCCAgaaacatttttggatgATACAATCGACGTTAAAGAATGCATAGACTCTTGTATCAACAATGGTATACTCGAACTTGTTATTCTTGGTCTTTTGAGTGAGCGTTTTAAAAAGGCGAGTGCTCGTTTGCTTTCTCTATTTAcaaagattttggaaaattcAATAGATGTTGCAATTCTCAGAGCTCACACTCCAAATGCAGTATTCAGAATGGGAAAGCTGGAATACAGGGGGTCATTACAAATTCTCTCCCTTTTGTACAGCTTGGAGGATTTACAGAATCCTCCTAGAGGGGAAGAAAACGAATCTGATATTCCGGAAAATGAACCACCTAGGGATCCGACCATGCacatcatttttatatcGCAAGCTGTAAAACGTGTTATAAAACCAGAAGACGCACTTTACCAGGAGATCAACAAATTTATCCTTTCTAGACATCACAGAAATGTGAGGGATATTCCGCTCTTTTACGAGTGCTTTATAGCTCAAGAGGTCAAAACGCAACGTTCAAACTTGGcttttattttaaatatactGGGAATATACACGAGTGTCTCTGGAAACTATGATATCTTGAGTAAACGACACGTTTTCCAACACATTTTATCATATTCCCTAGTAAGCACAGTACATTTGGAACACGTTTCACAAATAGCCATGATTATACTCAGAGCATCTTCAAACATGTACAAGGAACTTTTAGACATGGATGTCCACTCATGGATTTGTAACTTGGccacatttacaacatcGAGGCTCGATGATGATTCAACAAGGCTCGTTTGGACGTCGTTTCTCTTGACAATACTCACACACATTGTTCACGTCCTATCCAACTTCTCACCTATGCAAGAGCCCGCAAATACACTCTTGGACTCTTGGAACAAGGTACACCTAAAACTACCCCGGTTAAAACCATACCACTTTATACTCTtgaaaactttaaaatCATGCATGCACGcatga
- a CDS encoding leucyl/phenylalanyl-tRNA--protein transferase, putative (encoded by transcript BEWA_024330A): protein MTSTEDVWEREKSLSREWNSYLEDLARCKGIELVSRNLGFGDIRSVLKALKFTESILSDACLQEISHTNRWKNLVKFLKISNSTEECMFVEDRMDQQIKRQVEIFHGNDPELSSKLAKGLLLSCILQIIPNSVPWNSDVMQVLRDVDAIFTLLMLSESGCSLNFNPLVLPYNKIESIVSAFKLDLFPGETCWSPYVEGDFMFRLLCEGFIPIAIKIEWIMDGKVILMPKMHNYRCCIKPLEIVMTKKGKRCAKDMNVTLNCAFNEVLNGIVEQHGENWLYPEIRREFERIYYAPESVGATSGSLNSVEVWKDGVLVAGEIGFVVGSAYTSISGFHKLPSSGTFQMYALAAILHFQSFELWDLGMILPYKLTMGAKTVGRREFLEVFYEARSTERILEIPAEFASPTDTLDLIQAFCKEQNIRKNEGSA from the exons ATGACAAGCACAGAAGACGTCTGGGAACGCGAAAAGAGCCTCTCCAGGGAGTGGAACTCCTACCTGGAGGACCTGGCGAGATGCAAGGGGATTGAATTGGTGTCCAGGAACCTCGGCTTTGGTGACATTCGGTCCGTTCTCAAGGCCTTGAAGTTTACGGAGTCGATCCTGAGCGACGCCTGTCTACAGGAAATCAGTCACACAAACCGCTGGAAGAATTTGGTCAAATTTCTCAAAATTTCAAACTCCACGGAGGAGTGTATGTTCGTAGAAGACAGAATGGACCAGCAGATCAAGAGACAGGTCGAGATTTTTCACGGAAATGACCCTGAGCTCAGTAGCAAGTTGGCCAAAGGGCTGCTTTTATCTTGCATTCTGCAAATTATTCCCAACTCTGTGCCGTGGAACTCTGATGTCATGCAAGTTTTAAGGGATGTGGACGCGATTTTTACGCTTCTAATGCTCTCTGAGTCCGGGTGTTCACTCAACTTTAACCCGCTGGTACTTCCGTATAACAAGATTGAGAGTATTGTAAGCGCCTTTAAACTCGACTTATTTCCAG GTGAAACTTGCTGGTCTCCTTACGTGGAAGGAGACTTTATGTTCAGGCTCCTGTGTGAAGGCTTCATCCCAATTGCAATTAAAATAGAGTGGATTATGGACGGAAAAGTCATCCTCATGCCAAAAATGCACAATTACAGGTGCTGTATTAAACCTCTGGAAATTGTAATGACCAAAAAGGGTAAAAGGTGTGCCAAGGACATGAATGTCACCCTAAACTGTGCATTCAATGAG GTGCTGAATGGGATAGTCGAACAGCATGGGGAGAATTGGTTGTACCCAGAAATTAGGAGAGAATTTGAAAGAATCTACTACGCTCCAGAAAGCGTTGGAGCCACCAGTGGAAGCCTAAATTCTGTTGAAGTTTGGAAGGATGGAGTTTTGGTCGCAGGAGAAATTGGAT TTGTGGTTGGTTCGGCTTACACAAGCATTAGTGGATTCCACAAGTTACCATCGTCTGGAACGTTTCAAATGTACGCACTTGCCGCAATTCTCCACTTTCAAT CATTCGAACTCTGGGACCTGGGAATGATCCTTCCATACAAGTTGACCATGGGAGCCAAAACAGTCGGTAGAAGAGAATTTCTGGAAGTTTTTTACGAGGCTCGTTCAACC GAAAGGATCCTGGAGATACCGGCAGAGTTTGCAAGTCCTACAGATACTCTGGATCTTATTCAAGCATTTTGTAAAGAACAAAATATCCGTAAAAATGAAGGCAGTGCATAA